The Clostridioides sp. ES-S-0010-02 genome window below encodes:
- the queA gene encoding tRNA preQ1(34) S-adenosylmethionine ribosyltransferase-isomerase QueA translates to MKTSDFKFDLPQELIAQVPIEDRASSRLMVLDKETGEIEHKVFRDIIEYLNPGDCLVLNNTRVIPARLIGEKLETGGKIEFLLLKRTEEDTWQALVKPGKRAKVGTKFSFGNGKLIGEVVDLSDEGSRIIKFHYDGIFEEILDELGNMPLPPYITARLEEKERYQTVYSKHNGSAAAPTAGLHFTEELLNEIKEKGVDIAFITLHVGLGTFRPVKVDDVLNHKMHSEYYMVSQEAADKINKAKKDGNNVVCVGTTSCRTIESACDENGKMKETSGWTDIFIYPSYKFKVLDRLITNFHLPESTLIMLVSAICGKENVLNAYNEAVKERYRFFSFGDAMIIK, encoded by the coding sequence TTGAAAACAAGTGATTTTAAATTTGATTTACCACAGGAACTTATAGCTCAAGTTCCTATAGAAGATAGAGCTAGTTCAAGATTGATGGTATTAGATAAAGAAACAGGAGAAATTGAGCATAAAGTATTTAGAGATATAATAGAATATTTAAATCCAGGAGATTGTTTAGTTTTAAATAATACTAGAGTTATACCTGCTAGATTAATAGGGGAAAAACTTGAGACTGGTGGAAAAATTGAATTTTTATTATTAAAAAGAACAGAGGAAGATACTTGGCAAGCTTTAGTAAAGCCAGGTAAAAGAGCAAAAGTGGGAACTAAGTTTTCCTTTGGAAATGGGAAATTAATTGGAGAAGTTGTAGATTTATCAGATGAAGGTTCAAGAATTATAAAGTTTCATTATGATGGAATTTTCGAAGAGATTTTAGATGAGCTTGGAAATATGCCACTTCCTCCATATATAACTGCTAGATTAGAGGAAAAAGAAAGATACCAAACTGTTTACTCAAAACATAATGGCTCAGCAGCGGCACCTACAGCAGGTTTACACTTTACAGAAGAATTATTAAATGAAATAAAAGAAAAAGGTGTAGATATAGCATTTATAACTTTACACGTTGGTTTAGGTACTTTTAGGCCAGTAAAAGTGGATGATGTTTTAAATCATAAGATGCATTCAGAGTATTATATGGTTAGTCAAGAGGCAGCTGACAAAATAAATAAAGCAAAAAAAGATGGGAACAATGTAGTATGTGTTGGAACTACTAGTTGTAGGACTATAGAATCAGCTTGTGATGAAAATGGCAAGATGAAAGAAACTAGTGGATGGACAGATATATTTATATATCCAAGTTATAAATTTAAGGTTTTGGATAGACTTATAACTAATTTCCATTTACCAGAGTCTACCTTAATCATGTTAGTAAGTGCTATCTGTGGAAAAGAAAATGTTTTAAATGCATATAATGAGGCAGTAAAAGAAAGATATAGATTCTTCAGTTTTGGAGATGCTATGATTATAAAGTAG
- the tgt gene encoding tRNA guanosine(34) transglycosylase Tgt → MYAVRYELIKTCKQSGARLGRLHTPHGIIETPIFMPVGTQATVKSMTPEELKEIGSQIILSNTYHLYMRPGHELIKKAGGLHEFMNWDKPILTDSGGFQVFSLGPLRKIKEEGVEFRSHLDGSKHFLTPEKAMEIQNALGSDIMMAFDECAPYPADREYVKNSLERTTRWLKRCKDAHNNTDKQALFGIIQGGMYKDLREQSAKEITSIDLPGYAIGGLSVGEPKPLMYDVLEHTTPFMPKDKPRYLMGVGSPDDLVEGVIRGVDMFDCVLPTRIARNGTAMTSQGKVVVRNATYAEDFTPLDPECDCYACKNYSRAYIRHLVKANEILGARLITTHNLHFLLNLMKQIRQAIMEDRLLDFRNEFFAKYGYEI, encoded by the coding sequence ATGTACGCAGTAAGATACGAACTGATAAAAACTTGTAAACAAAGTGGTGCAAGGCTTGGAAGATTACACACGCCACATGGGATTATAGAAACACCAATATTTATGCCTGTTGGGACTCAAGCAACAGTAAAGTCTATGACACCAGAAGAATTAAAAGAGATTGGCTCACAAATAATACTTAGTAACACTTATCATCTATATATGAGACCAGGACATGAACTTATAAAAAAAGCTGGTGGACTTCATGAGTTTATGAACTGGGATAAGCCAATACTTACAGATAGTGGAGGATTTCAAGTATTTAGCTTAGGGCCTTTGAGAAAGATAAAAGAAGAAGGTGTAGAATTTAGGTCACACCTAGACGGTTCAAAACATTTTTTAACTCCAGAAAAAGCTATGGAAATACAAAATGCGTTAGGTTCAGACATAATGATGGCATTTGATGAGTGTGCGCCATACCCAGCAGATAGAGAGTATGTAAAGAATTCATTAGAAAGAACAACAAGATGGTTAAAAAGATGTAAAGATGCCCATAATAATACAGACAAGCAAGCTTTATTTGGTATAATACAAGGTGGAATGTATAAAGATTTAAGAGAGCAATCAGCGAAAGAAATAACAAGCATTGATTTACCTGGATATGCGATTGGTGGACTTAGTGTTGGAGAACCAAAGCCACTTATGTACGATGTACTAGAACACACAACTCCATTTATGCCAAAGGACAAACCAAGATACTTAATGGGAGTTGGTAGTCCAGATGATTTAGTGGAAGGTGTTATAAGAGGAGTAGATATGTTTGACTGTGTTTTACCTACTCGTATAGCTAGAAATGGAACTGCAATGACTAGTCAAGGTAAAGTAGTAGTTAGAAATGCAACTTATGCTGAAGACTTTACTCCACTTGACCCTGAATGTGATTGTTATGCTTGTAAAAATTATTCAAGAGCCTATATAAGACATCTTGTAAAAGCAAATGAAATACTGGGTGCAAGATTGATAACTACTCATAATCTTCACTTTTTACTAAATTTAATGAAACAAATAAGACAAGCAATAATGGAAGATAGATTACTTGATTTTAGAAATGAATTTTTTGCAAAATATGGATATGAAATATAG
- the yajC gene encoding preprotein translocase subunit YajC has product MPQQQIMMSIGLWVVVIAIFYFLMIRPQKKKDKQLKEMRSSLGVGDKVITIGGIVANVAKVEDDVVILELGPNRTKVPFEKWAIGTVQSRKEEIEEQ; this is encoded by the coding sequence ATGCCACAGCAACAAATAATGATGAGTATAGGTCTATGGGTAGTAGTAATTGCAATCTTTTATTTCCTAATGATTAGACCTCAAAAGAAAAAAGACAAACAATTGAAAGAAATGAGAAGTAGCCTAGGTGTAGGAGACAAAGTCATTACAATAGGTGGAATAGTAGCTAATGTAGCTAAAGTTGAAGATGATGTTGTAATATTAGAATTAGGACCAAACAGAACTAAAGTTCCATTTGAAAAATGGGCTATAGGGACAGTTCAATCTAGAAAAGAAGAAATAGAAGAACAGTAA
- a CDS encoding TIGR04086 family membrane protein, with protein MGKSNYIFKGLGYAYIITLAVLLVYNLFLTFTDIGGDNITMVASFITTISAAIGGFYTSKHMQEKGLMYGLLVGLLYIVCIFLTVFLAQESFIFEVGMIYKLLLISAAGGIGGVLGVNFK; from the coding sequence ATGGGAAAATCTAATTATATTTTTAAAGGTTTGGGATATGCATATATAATAACTTTGGCTGTTTTATTAGTGTATAACTTATTTTTGACATTTACAGATATCGGTGGAGATAATATAACTATGGTTGCATCATTTATAACTACTATTTCTGCAGCTATAGGCGGTTTTTACACTTCAAAACACATGCAAGAAAAGGGACTTATGTATGGACTTTTAGTTGGACTTTTGTACATAGTGTGTATTTTTTTGACTGTGTTTTTAGCACAAGAGAGCTTCATATTTGAAGTAGGAATGATTTATAAGTTATTGCTTATATCAGCAGCAGGAGGTATTGGAGGAGTATTAGGTGTCAATTTTAAATAG
- the scfA gene encoding six-cysteine ranthipeptide SCIFF: MENKHVKTLSQATLKQSAAKGGCGECQTSCQSACKTSCTVANQECER; the protein is encoded by the coding sequence ATGGAAAATAAACATGTAAAAACTTTATCTCAAGCTACTTTAAAGCAAAGTGCTGCAAAAGGTGGATGTGGAGAGTGTCAAACTTCTTGTCAATCAGCTTGTAAAACTTCTTGTACAGTTGCAAATCAAGAGTGTGAAAGATAG
- a CDS encoding cell wall-binding protein Cwp8, protein MLSNKKRSMAIVMAGATVMSAAAPIFADNTVSENVDKNYTVSAKDSTKLIEEVRKALEIKFEETKAGANVNDRVYDIKVDNVNLTNATQLQNKINSLVEGQSLKVTIQDKGHQTIGGKVVDYKIENYKTAQEIVDAVNAFNATLAEDSDSKLTATIKSTSTVEVKRAKDSKNTITVNVGDQHLDFAKPVTSEEGTFEGYEKRYSDIESKELHTITVKNADLQDISAEDLFDGVRLTTLGREIVNKVKNGYTLTFENEAILTQEQENSDDKDKPEKSSFDMVLSKTNEKPETISVSSKNHKLVRDLHKVLTDVKDGKELKVEVLSGDSRFTTAVEVSKERFKDGEADSIILVGEDAIVDGLASAPLASQKNAPILLSKKDSLPSEIEAEILRVLGSNLSSKKIYIVGGESKISKETEEKLSKLGVSKVERVSGDDRFETSLEIAKQLKDTFKTAFVVGGNGEADAMSISARAAQFGAPIIVTGNELDASAEKLLKGKELEIVGGENSVSKEVEDKLVEIDLNNKVERLAGENRKDTNAKVINKYYAGATKAYVAKDGYVGGNGQLVDALTAAPLAASSKAPIVLTTEELSKSQEEVVELRLKNATKLVQIGEGIAKNAIEKIAEKINLFK, encoded by the coding sequence ATGTTAAGTAACAAAAAGAGAAGTATGGCAATAGTAATGGCAGGAGCTACAGTTATGAGTGCAGCAGCACCAATATTCGCAGACAACACTGTGTCAGAAAATGTTGATAAAAATTACACAGTAAGTGCAAAAGATTCTACTAAACTAATCGAAGAGGTTAGAAAAGCATTAGAGATTAAGTTTGAAGAGACAAAAGCAGGAGCAAATGTAAATGATAGAGTTTATGATATAAAAGTAGATAATGTAAACTTAACTAATGCAACTCAATTACAAAACAAGATAAACTCATTAGTAGAAGGACAAAGTTTAAAAGTTACTATACAAGATAAAGGCCATCAAACTATAGGTGGAAAAGTAGTTGACTATAAAATTGAAAACTACAAAACAGCTCAAGAAATAGTAGATGCAGTTAATGCTTTCAATGCAACTTTAGCAGAAGATTCTGATAGCAAGTTAACAGCAACTATAAAGTCTACTAGTACAGTTGAAGTAAAAAGAGCAAAAGATTCAAAAAATACAATTACAGTAAATGTAGGAGACCAACATTTAGACTTTGCAAAACCAGTAACATCAGAAGAAGGTACTTTTGAAGGCTATGAAAAGCGTTACAGCGATATAGAATCAAAAGAATTACATACAATAACAGTTAAAAATGCAGATTTACAAGACATATCAGCAGAAGATTTATTTGATGGAGTTAGATTAACTACATTAGGTAGAGAAATAGTTAATAAAGTTAAAAATGGATATACTTTAACATTTGAGAATGAAGCAATACTTACTCAAGAACAAGAAAATAGTGATGACAAAGATAAGCCAGAAAAGTCAAGCTTTGATATGGTTTTAAGTAAGACAAATGAAAAGCCAGAAACAATAAGTGTATCAAGTAAAAACCATAAATTAGTTAGAGATTTACACAAAGTACTAACTGATGTAAAAGACGGAAAAGAATTAAAAGTAGAAGTTTTATCTGGAGATTCAAGATTTACAACAGCAGTAGAAGTTAGTAAGGAAAGATTCAAAGATGGAGAAGCAGATTCAATAATTTTAGTTGGAGAAGATGCTATAGTTGATGGATTAGCATCAGCACCACTTGCATCTCAAAAAAATGCACCAATACTATTATCTAAAAAAGATTCATTACCATCAGAAATAGAAGCTGAGATATTAAGAGTACTTGGAAGTAACTTATCTTCTAAGAAAATATATATAGTAGGTGGAGAATCTAAAATATCAAAAGAAACTGAAGAAAAACTTTCTAAATTGGGTGTAAGTAAAGTTGAGAGAGTTTCTGGAGATGATAGATTTGAAACTTCTTTAGAAATAGCAAAACAATTAAAAGATACATTTAAAACTGCATTTGTAGTAGGTGGAAATGGAGAAGCAGATGCTATGAGTATATCTGCTAGAGCTGCTCAATTTGGAGCTCCAATAATAGTTACAGGTAACGAGTTAGATGCAAGTGCTGAAAAATTATTAAAAGGAAAAGAATTAGAAATTGTTGGTGGAGAGAATTCTGTATCAAAAGAAGTTGAAGATAAATTAGTGGAAATAGATTTAAACAACAAAGTTGAAAGACTAGCTGGAGAAAACAGAAAAGATACTAATGCTAAAGTAATCAACAAGTACTATGCAGGAGCAACTAAAGCATATGTTGCAAAAGACGGTTATGTAGGTGGAAATGGACAATTAGTTGATGCACTTACAGCAGCACCACTTGCAGCTAGTTCAAAAGCACCAATAGTATTAACTACAGAAGAACTTTCTAAGTCACAGGAAGAAGTAGTTGAGTTAAGACTTAAAAATGCAACTAAGTTAGTACAAATAGGTGAAGGAATAGCTAAAAATGCTATTGAGAAAATAGCAGAAAAAATAAACTTATTTAAATAA
- a CDS encoding cell wall-binding protein Cwp9 has translation MKNSKKILAIGLTLSLVMVNTPIVNALTSVEQIKGNDRYETAAKIADKQSYNTAILINSDNSLADGLSASGLAGALNAPILMTKQNQIPSTTMERLNKANTVYIIGSESTISKNIENQLLSKKKVVQRIFGENRFDTSVKIAEKIKEIKPIDKVIIANGVTGEADAISASPVAARDGVPIILTDGNSVGFDTTGLKSYALGTSEIISDELVKSTNSVRLGGTDRFDTNKRVIQEFYKNSKEFYLSKGLQLTDALVASTIAKNAPVVLVENGSNKSVLSGADKLTVLGGINQNVIKQCINQASPNQQGLYYNPNDRAFKDRIKGKVYAHIRQYRKENGVKELSVASRLEGLANDWSNLMANKKTLSHTINGKNSYSTFLKYLDWSEIKSGYVAVQGENIIKYKIPDKPVYTNRDADDIGNFIFNEWKTNPEEGTNMLHKGYEIMGFGIAITGDKTIYATHEFYGRYKE, from the coding sequence ATGAAGAATAGTAAAAAGATATTAGCTATAGGACTTACACTATCTTTAGTAATGGTAAATACTCCTATAGTAAATGCGTTGACATCCGTTGAACAAATAAAAGGTAATGACAGGTATGAAACAGCAGCAAAAATAGCAGATAAACAAAGCTATAATACAGCAATACTAATTAATTCAGATAATAGCTTGGCAGATGGTCTTAGTGCAAGTGGTTTAGCTGGAGCTTTAAATGCGCCTATTTTAATGACAAAACAAAATCAAATTCCAAGTACTACTATGGAAAGACTGAACAAAGCAAACACTGTATATATAATAGGTTCAGAATCGACAATAAGTAAAAATATTGAAAATCAATTACTTTCTAAAAAGAAGGTTGTACAAAGAATATTTGGTGAAAATAGATTTGATACGAGCGTAAAAATAGCTGAGAAAATTAAAGAAATCAAGCCTATTGATAAGGTAATTATAGCTAATGGAGTCACAGGAGAAGCAGATGCGATAAGTGCATCACCAGTAGCGGCAAGAGATGGAGTACCTATAATACTTACAGATGGAAATAGTGTAGGGTTTGATACTACAGGATTAAAGAGTTATGCACTTGGTACTAGTGAAATAATAAGTGATGAATTGGTCAAAAGTACAAATTCTGTTAGGTTAGGTGGAACAGATAGATTTGACACCAATAAGAGAGTTATACAAGAGTTTTATAAAAACAGTAAAGAGTTTTACTTAAGCAAGGGTCTACAATTAACGGATGCATTAGTTGCTTCTACAATAGCAAAAAATGCTCCTGTAGTATTAGTGGAAAATGGTAGCAATAAGAGTGTTTTAAGTGGAGCAGATAAACTTACAGTACTTGGAGGGATAAATCAGAATGTAATCAAACAGTGTATAAATCAAGCTTCTCCAAATCAACAAGGACTATATTATAATCCAAATGATAGAGCATTTAAGGACAGAATAAAGGGAAAAGTGTATGCTCATATAAGACAATATAGAAAAGAAAACGGAGTAAAAGAGTTATCTGTAGCAAGTAGATTAGAGGGATTAGCAAATGATTGGTCTAATTTAATGGCAAATAAGAAGACTTTATCTCACACAATAAATGGCAAAAACTCATACTCTACTTTTCTAAAGTACTTAGATTGGAGTGAGATTAAATCTGGATATGTTGCAGTTCAAGGTGAAAATATAATTAAATATAAAATTCCAGATAAACCCGTTTATACAAATAGAGATGCAGATGATATAGGAAATTTTATTTTCAATGAGTGGAAGACAAATCCTGAAGAAGGTACCAATATGCTACATAAAGGATATGAAATAATGGGATTTGGAATAGCCATAACGGGGGATAAGACTATATACGCAACACATGAGTTTTATGGAAGATATAAAGAATAA